One genomic segment of Aquipluma nitroreducens includes these proteins:
- the miaA gene encoding tRNA (adenosine(37)-N6)-dimethylallyltransferase MiaA, with translation MHNEKYNLITILGPTASGKTSVAAKVASALDGEVISADSRQVYRGMDLGTGKDYADYIVDGKPVPYHLIDIVDAGYEYNVYEYQKDFLKVFADISERRKLPVMCGGSGLYLEAILKNYKLIQVPVNEKLREELDDKLLWELELILKGYKNYLHNQTDTESVKRVIRAIEIEEYYLTHPEIDTGMPEIRSLVVGVKFDRDSRRKRITSRLKQRLKEGMLDEVQRLLDSGLTPEQLTYYGLEYKYMTQHLTGQLTYQQMFDGLNVAIHQFAKRQMTWFRRMENQGTKIHWLDGFMPLDEKVEKILECYRKI, from the coding sequence ATGCACAACGAAAAATATAACCTAATTACCATTCTTGGGCCAACAGCTTCAGGAAAAACCAGCGTAGCAGCCAAAGTTGCATCGGCTCTCGACGGCGAAGTGATCTCTGCCGATTCACGACAGGTTTACCGCGGAATGGATCTCGGGACAGGAAAGGATTACGCCGACTATATTGTCGATGGCAAGCCGGTTCCGTATCATCTGATCGACATTGTTGACGCGGGTTACGAGTACAATGTTTATGAATACCAGAAAGATTTTTTGAAGGTTTTTGCCGACATCAGCGAGCGCAGAAAACTGCCGGTGATGTGTGGCGGAAGTGGTTTATACCTGGAAGCTATCCTGAAAAACTACAAGCTGATTCAGGTTCCGGTAAACGAAAAACTTCGCGAAGAACTGGACGATAAATTATTGTGGGAACTGGAATTGATTTTGAAAGGCTACAAAAACTACCTGCACAACCAAACCGATACGGAAAGTGTGAAACGTGTCATACGTGCCATCGAAATTGAAGAATACTACCTGACTCACCCTGAAATTGACACCGGAATGCCCGAAATCAGAAGTTTGGTGGTTGGCGTCAAATTTGATCGTGATTCGCGCCGGAAACGCATAACCAGCCGACTTAAACAACGACTGAAAGAAGGAATGCTAGATGAGGTTCAGCGGTTACTCGATAGCGGTTTAACTCCGGAACAATTAACTTACTACGGACTGGAATATAAATACATGACTCAACACCTGACCGGACAACTCACATATCAACAAATGTTCGACGGTTTAAATGTGGCCATTCACCAGTTTGCCAAACGCCAGATGACCTGGTTCCGACGGATGGAAAACCAAGGAACAAAAATTCATTGGCTTGATGGATTTATGCCTTTGGATGAAAAGGTTGAAAAGATATTGGAATGTTACAGAAAGATATAA
- the smpB gene encoding SsrA-binding protein SmpB — MVHKPQNISIKNKKAFFDYEILETFYAGIQLAGTEIKSIRGGKAGLVDSYCSFWDNQLYVKNMHIAEYDFGTCNNHIAKRDRKLLLNRKELDKLQKKTKEGGITIVPLKLFINDRGLAKLEISLAKGKKTYDKRETLKLKDDAREMDRARKQ; from the coding sequence ATGGTACACAAACCACAAAATATTAGCATTAAAAACAAAAAGGCTTTCTTCGACTACGAAATCCTCGAAACTTTCTATGCCGGAATTCAACTGGCAGGAACCGAAATTAAATCGATCCGTGGAGGCAAAGCCGGGTTGGTTGATTCGTATTGCTCATTTTGGGATAACCAGTTGTATGTGAAGAATATGCACATTGCCGAATACGATTTTGGTACCTGCAACAACCACATTGCCAAGCGCGACCGCAAATTACTCCTGAACCGCAAAGAATTGGATAAATTACAGAAGAAAACCAAAGAAGGCGGTATTACCATAGTTCCTTTAAAACTTTTCATCAACGATCGCGGATTGGCCAAGCTCGAAATATCGCTCGCCAAAGGGAAAAAGACCTACGACAAACGCGAAACCCTGAAACTGAAAGACGATGCCCGCGAGATGGATCGGGCCAGGAAGCAATAG
- a CDS encoding GNAT family N-acetyltransferase: MTEYKTFETERLIIKPTFEEDAEFIFELLNSPNWLKYIGNRNVTSIESAREYIKLKMLPQFERLGFGNYTVIRKSDQAKMGVCGFYDRDGLDGLDIGFAFLQKYEGKGYGFESANKLKQVAFTEFGITEIVAITTQDNTASQKLLEKLGLTLIGTTKIPNDNEELLLYKISK, translated from the coding sequence ATGACCGAATATAAAACTTTCGAAACAGAGAGGCTTATCATAAAGCCAACCTTTGAAGAGGATGCTGAATTTATATTTGAGTTATTAAACTCTCCGAATTGGTTGAAGTACATTGGAAATCGGAATGTTACCTCGATAGAAAGTGCAAGGGAATACATCAAATTAAAAATGCTACCGCAGTTTGAACGACTTGGATTTGGCAATTACACTGTAATTCGGAAATCGGACCAGGCTAAAATGGGTGTTTGCGGATTCTACGACCGGGATGGACTTGATGGTCTGGATATAGGGTTCGCTTTTCTTCAAAAATATGAAGGAAAAGGTTATGGTTTCGAATCGGCAAATAAGTTAAAACAAGTTGCTTTTACTGAGTTTGGAATAACTGAGATCGTTGCCATTACCACTCAGGATAACACGGCTTCTCAAAAACTGCTTGAAAAATTGGGTTTGACTCTTATCGGAACCACTAAAATTCCGAATGATAATGAAGAACTGCTTCTCTACAAAATCAGTAAGTGA
- a CDS encoding pyridoxal phosphate-dependent aminotransferase — protein sequence MERVSDRVACLSESATLAVAQKSRELKEKGIDVISLGVGEPDFNTPDFIKDAAKKAIDDNYSTYSPVPGYASLLKAISDKLKRDNGLEYATNQIIVSNGAKHSIANLLQCLINKGDEVIIPAPYWVTYIELVKLNEGVNVIIPTTVDSDFKITPAQLEAAITPKTRAFLFSSPSNPTGSVYTKAELKAFADIFAKHPNIIVISDEIYEHIVYGIKHESIAQFAKIKDQVVVVNGVSKAFAMTGYRIGYIAAPLWLAKAANKLQGQYTSGPCSVSQIASVAALNAPLDTVQAMVEQFNKRRDLVLAKLAEIPGIKTSKPDGAFYVFPDISSFFGKSDGTVTINNADDMGLFILSNAFTGVVSGEAFGAPECIRISYAASEADLTKSLDRIKAALATLK from the coding sequence ATGGAGAGAGTTTCAGACAGAGTAGCCTGTTTATCGGAATCTGCCACCCTGGCTGTGGCCCAAAAAAGCCGCGAATTAAAAGAAAAAGGCATCGACGTGATCAGCCTTGGCGTTGGTGAACCTGATTTTAACACCCCCGATTTCATCAAAGACGCCGCAAAAAAGGCCATTGATGATAACTATTCAACGTATTCACCAGTTCCGGGCTATGCTTCGTTGCTGAAAGCCATTTCAGATAAACTGAAACGCGACAATGGACTGGAATATGCAACCAACCAGATTATTGTATCAAACGGTGCGAAACACTCGATCGCCAACTTGTTGCAATGCTTAATCAACAAAGGCGATGAAGTGATTATTCCGGCGCCTTACTGGGTAACTTACATTGAGTTGGTCAAACTGAACGAAGGCGTAAATGTGATCATCCCAACCACTGTTGACAGCGATTTTAAAATCACTCCAGCCCAATTGGAAGCTGCAATTACGCCTAAAACCCGTGCGTTCCTGTTCAGCAGCCCGAGCAACCCCACCGGAAGCGTTTATACCAAAGCTGAACTGAAAGCTTTTGCCGATATTTTTGCCAAACATCCAAACATCATTGTGATTTCAGACGAAATTTACGAACATATCGTTTATGGCATCAAACACGAAAGCATTGCTCAATTTGCCAAAATTAAAGATCAGGTAGTTGTTGTTAATGGAGTATCAAAAGCGTTTGCCATGACAGGTTACCGCATTGGCTACATTGCAGCCCCACTTTGGTTGGCAAAAGCAGCCAACAAATTACAGGGACAATATACATCCGGTCCATGTTCAGTTTCGCAAATTGCCTCGGTTGCCGCTTTAAACGCACCGCTGGATACAGTGCAGGCAATGGTTGAGCAATTCAATAAACGTCGCGATCTGGTTCTGGCAAAACTGGCCGAAATTCCTGGTATTAAAACCAGCAAACCCGATGGCGCATTCTATGTTTTTCCTGACATTTCATCCTTCTTCGGAAAGTCGGATGGCACTGTAACCATCAATAATGCAGACGATATGGGCTTATTTATCCTGTCGAATGCCTTTACAGGAGTTGTTTCGGGCGAAGCATTTGGCGCTCCTGAATGTATCCGTATTTCATACGCCGCTTCGGAAGCGGACCTGACCAAATCGCTTGACCGCATTAAAGCTGCATTGGCCACTTTGAAATAA
- a CDS encoding alpha/beta fold hydrolase: MKTPQLNIQGEGQPFIWLHGMLNSVESDSVYSLIDFNSIQDLVSVVRYNYCDQSTDGDYSWPALTDELMCILNAQNYDKVVMGGLSMGAATSLHAAVRFPERVKALVLVTPPPAWEMRNDVIAVYKKIVSKTNGKTVPEILKRIIQWSQDPPDFFEQIYRGTRQRLLDNRLGFEPPYYSRIYLGGAASDLPSREQIAKIDVPTLIVSIPNDINHPFEMAQNLHQLIHGSELFVVSDYKDYQKLQHKVHDFLALHGTNNKS, encoded by the coding sequence TTGAAAACGCCACAATTAAATATACAGGGAGAAGGCCAGCCGTTTATCTGGCTTCATGGAATGCTGAACTCCGTAGAATCTGATTCGGTTTATTCATTAATAGATTTTAATTCGATACAGGATCTGGTTTCAGTAGTCAGGTACAATTACTGCGATCAATCGACTGATGGCGATTATTCCTGGCCCGCATTAACTGACGAATTAATGTGCATTCTTAACGCTCAAAATTACGACAAAGTAGTGATGGGCGGATTGTCGATGGGAGCGGCCACAAGTCTTCATGCCGCAGTCCGGTTTCCGGAGCGGGTAAAGGCATTGGTGTTGGTCACTCCTCCCCCGGCCTGGGAAATGCGCAACGACGTAATAGCAGTTTACAAAAAGATCGTATCCAAAACCAACGGAAAAACTGTTCCTGAAATCCTGAAAAGAATCATTCAATGGAGTCAGGATCCACCTGATTTTTTTGAGCAAATTTATCGCGGAACCAGGCAAAGGTTGTTGGATAATCGTCTGGGGTTTGAGCCACCTTATTATTCACGAATCTATTTGGGAGGAGCAGCTTCCGATCTGCCATCACGCGAACAAATTGCAAAAATAGATGTTCCTACATTGATTGTTTCAATACCGAATGATATAAACCATCCTTTCGAAATGGCACAAAATCTTCATCAGTTGATTCATGGGTCAGAACTTTTTGTTGTTTCTGACTATAAGGATTATCAAAAGTTACAGCATAAAGTGCATGATTTTTTAGCTTTGCATGGCACTAATAACAAATCGTAA
- a CDS encoding co-chaperone GroES, whose protein sequence is MSLIIDEKDLDKFILIGDRVLIRPKNPQGKTASGLYLPPNVQENEKTQSGYIVKVGPGYPIPAMTDVDEPWKEKKEQVQYVPLQAKAGDLAVYLNKSRWEIEFNKEKFIILPHSSILMLIRDEGLFE, encoded by the coding sequence ATGTCACTCATTATTGATGAAAAAGACCTGGATAAGTTTATACTCATAGGTGACCGTGTATTGATACGCCCTAAAAATCCACAGGGAAAAACCGCTTCTGGGTTATATTTGCCGCCAAATGTTCAGGAAAATGAAAAAACACAAAGCGGCTATATTGTTAAAGTCGGTCCCGGGTATCCGATTCCGGCCATGACTGATGTTGACGAACCCTGGAAAGAAAAGAAGGAGCAGGTTCAATATGTTCCTCTTCAGGCCAAAGCGGGCGACCTGGCAGTTTACCTCAATAAGAGTAGATGGGAAATTGAATTCAACAAAGAAAAATTCATCATTCTGCCACATTCTTCAATTTTGATGCTTATTCGCGACGAAGGTTTGTTTGAATAG
- a CDS encoding PadR family transcriptional regulator, with protein MKLESTKAQMRKGVLEYCILSVLENKPLYVSDIVQNLEKSELVVVEGTLYPMLTRLKNEGYLGYHWEESFQGPPRKYYELTEPGKLFLAELGKFWKELVDAVFRINCQQ; from the coding sequence ATGAAACTGGAAAGCACAAAAGCACAAATGAGAAAAGGGGTACTCGAATACTGTATTCTGTCGGTTCTTGAGAACAAGCCTCTTTATGTTAGTGACATTGTTCAAAATCTGGAGAAGTCGGAATTGGTTGTTGTGGAAGGCACACTTTACCCAATGCTGACCCGGCTTAAAAACGAAGGCTACCTTGGATACCATTGGGAAGAATCGTTTCAGGGTCCACCACGAAAGTATTACGAATTGACCGAACCCGGAAAACTATTCCTGGCCGAACTCGGAAAATTCTGGAAGGAATTGGTTGACGCCGTTTTTCGGATTAACTGCCAGCAGTAG
- a CDS encoding PspC domain-containing protein, which yields MKKTFTINISGSVFHIEEDAFEKLQDYLKLLNRFFETQKGGQEILQDIESRIAELLQEKINSGQDAVTDEWVDEVMQRMGNPEDFMDQEEPENTETSAKELKGEKTKKRMYRDSESRVLGGVCSGMSAYFNIDPVFLRILFVLLVFVGVGISAIVYLILWIVVPKARTTAQRLEMRGEDATISNIRKTVQEEVDEVKNSFSKMNRSESAQKGRDIANKAGQATVQVAKGLGRVVAVFFGSLFILTGFVGLIAAMVSLAVGGTVFHSSASGLNSGVDLNGFLSYVVSPGLVSVSILLMVLLIGIPLLAILFVGTKLVFRYKTNNKLIGLGAFGIWLVALVAMIGVTAGQVNNFSQKNTISSVKQLNCQNVKTIRIELGTLAESVENSSDVRFDDFTLIKSNGENVLAGNPSLRIESTTAPDFSVVISKQARGRNATEVQNNLNLIQYEFTSKDSTLTLNRFFNIGNQAKWRKQEVKVTLKVPTGKQVYLVKDLDQLHFDFDNVNNIWSKEMTGKTWVMTPEGLSIKE from the coding sequence ATGAAAAAGACATTCACAATAAACATTAGCGGGAGCGTTTTCCACATCGAAGAAGATGCTTTTGAAAAACTACAGGATTATCTGAAATTGTTGAATCGCTTTTTTGAAACTCAAAAAGGTGGACAGGAAATTTTACAGGATATTGAATCGCGCATTGCTGAACTGCTTCAGGAAAAAATAAACTCAGGACAGGACGCTGTGACAGACGAATGGGTTGACGAAGTGATGCAACGAATGGGAAACCCTGAAGATTTTATGGACCAGGAAGAACCTGAAAATACAGAAACTTCAGCAAAAGAATTGAAAGGCGAAAAAACAAAAAAACGAATGTACCGCGATAGCGAAAGCCGTGTTTTGGGTGGAGTTTGTTCCGGAATGAGCGCCTATTTCAATATTGACCCTGTATTTCTCCGGATACTTTTTGTATTGCTGGTTTTCGTCGGAGTTGGCATTTCAGCTATCGTTTACCTGATTTTATGGATTGTGGTTCCGAAAGCACGCACAACAGCTCAACGGCTTGAAATGCGGGGTGAGGATGCGACCATTTCGAACATCCGGAAGACCGTTCAGGAAGAAGTAGATGAAGTAAAGAATAGTTTTTCGAAAATGAATCGTTCTGAATCGGCTCAAAAAGGTAGAGATATTGCGAATAAAGCTGGACAAGCTACAGTTCAGGTTGCTAAAGGTTTGGGGCGTGTTGTAGCGGTCTTCTTTGGAAGCTTATTTATTCTGACTGGATTTGTTGGGCTTATAGCTGCAATGGTTTCACTTGCCGTTGGAGGTACCGTATTTCACAGTTCGGCTTCAGGATTGAACTCTGGTGTTGATTTAAACGGATTTTTAAGCTATGTGGTTAGTCCGGGATTGGTTAGTGTGTCTATTTTATTGATGGTTTTGTTAATCGGTATCCCTTTGCTGGCCATCCTTTTTGTCGGGACTAAATTGGTTTTCAGGTACAAAACAAATAACAAATTGATAGGCCTTGGCGCTTTTGGAATTTGGTTGGTGGCTTTGGTTGCTATGATCGGAGTCACTGCTGGTCAGGTCAATAATTTCAGTCAGAAAAACACCATTTCTTCAGTGAAACAGCTCAATTGCCAGAATGTTAAAACGATTCGAATCGAGCTTGGAACTTTAGCTGAAAGTGTTGAAAATAGTTCGGATGTGCGATTCGATGATTTTACCCTGATCAAATCGAATGGCGAAAATGTATTGGCCGGAAACCCAAGCCTTCGTATAGAATCGACTACTGCGCCCGACTTTTCGGTGGTGATCAGCAAACAAGCTCGTGGACGAAATGCCACCGAAGTCCAAAATAACCTGAATTTGATTCAGTACGAATTTACGAGCAAGGATTCTACGCTGACACTCAATCGTTTTTTTAACATCGGAAATCAGGCTAAATGGAGAAAGCAAGAAGTGAAGGTTACATTGAAAGTTCCAACAGGCAAACAGGTTTATCTGGTAAAAGATTTGGATCAGTTGCATTTCGATTTTGATAATGTGAACAACATTTGGTCGAAGGAAATGACAGGTAAAACCTGGGTAATGACTCCCGAAGGACTTTCGATAAAAGAATAA
- a CDS encoding PspC domain-containing protein, which yields MKRLTRSNDKLVAGVISGISNYVNPELDPVFLRLAFAWITFFNPYLILVYFGMALILPKEPVSYPQQ from the coding sequence ATGAAACGGTTAACACGCTCAAACGACAAATTAGTGGCTGGTGTAATCAGCGGAATTTCAAACTATGTGAACCCTGAACTTGACCCTGTATTTTTACGACTGGCATTTGCCTGGATTACCTTTTTCAATCCGTACCTGATATTGGTATATTTCGGAATGGCTCTGATTCTACCCAAGGAACCCGTAAGCTATCCGCAACAATAA
- a CDS encoding S41 family peptidase, with amino-acid sequence MRFKNKIAGISILLGGMMVAGIGELKAQDVQENTMKFGRLLRLVDSYYVDSTKIGDLTEKAIVEVLRNLDPHSVYISKEEVEKMNEPLQGNFEGVGISFNVFRDTLMVVTTIPGGPSEKVGLRAGDRIVQVDAKKIAAIGLKNTDVYDLLRGKKGTKVDLKIKRKGELNILDFTVIRDKIPINSLDASYMLNENTGYIKLNKFSATTTSEFYDAIKALKSNSKLNSLVLDLRGNGGGYLTAAIELADQFLTAYKLVVYTSGLHAEKKEYSATPLGELEQGKLVVLIDEGSASASEIVSGAIQDWDRGVLIGRRSYGKGLVQQPFPLTDGSMIRLTTAHYYTPSGRCIQKPYTDGVEAYQKDYMHRIENGELFSKDSVVQNKAEKFLTKTTKRTVYGGGGIMPDLFIPLDTSKYYVYYNTLNRKNVVYSGVLDIMDANRDAFKQKYTDFKTFNDKFEVTDEMVDKIIAAGDKIDADKITDDVDGTPVEAKPEKNQKEVKKESPKPDQKSIDFARPLLKKQMKGLIARDLFSISEYFQIMNGDDEAIKKAVEVINKRGEYEKILSGK; translated from the coding sequence ATGAGATTTAAAAATAAAATAGCAGGTATTTCAATTTTGCTGGGGGGGATGATGGTTGCAGGTATTGGCGAATTGAAAGCCCAGGATGTTCAGGAAAACACCATGAAATTCGGTCGGTTGCTTCGATTGGTGGATAGCTACTATGTTGATTCAACAAAAATTGGTGATTTGACTGAAAAAGCCATTGTCGAGGTTTTGCGAAATCTGGATCCCCACTCGGTTTATATCTCGAAAGAGGAAGTAGAAAAAATGAATGAACCTCTTCAGGGTAATTTTGAAGGAGTAGGTATCTCATTTAATGTTTTTCGCGATACTTTAATGGTTGTAACTACTATTCCTGGTGGTCCTTCTGAAAAAGTTGGACTTCGGGCGGGCGACCGGATCGTTCAGGTGGATGCGAAAAAAATAGCCGCAATCGGTTTGAAAAATACGGATGTTTACGACTTGTTGCGTGGTAAAAAAGGTACCAAGGTTGATTTAAAGATCAAACGAAAGGGAGAGCTAAACATTTTGGATTTCACCGTTATTCGCGATAAAATTCCAATCAATAGTCTTGATGCATCGTACATGCTTAATGAGAATACCGGATACATTAAACTAAATAAGTTCTCGGCCACAACAACCAGTGAATTTTACGATGCGATTAAAGCGTTGAAATCCAACTCTAAGTTAAACAGTCTGGTGTTGGATTTACGTGGAAATGGCGGTGGATACCTGACCGCAGCGATTGAACTAGCCGATCAGTTTTTAACAGCCTACAAACTGGTCGTTTATACTTCAGGACTTCATGCTGAGAAAAAAGAATACAGCGCAACTCCGCTTGGAGAGCTTGAACAGGGGAAATTGGTCGTGTTAATCGATGAAGGTTCCGCTTCGGCCAGTGAAATTGTATCGGGTGCTATTCAGGATTGGGATCGCGGCGTTTTAATTGGCCGTCGTTCTTACGGAAAAGGATTGGTTCAACAGCCTTTCCCATTGACCGATGGTTCGATGATACGATTGACAACTGCTCACTATTACACACCAAGTGGCCGATGCATTCAAAAGCCATATACCGATGGTGTTGAAGCCTATCAAAAGGATTATATGCACCGCATTGAGAACGGTGAACTTTTCTCGAAGGACAGCGTCGTTCAGAACAAGGCAGAGAAGTTTTTGACCAAAACAACCAAACGTACAGTTTATGGCGGCGGTGGAATTATGCCCGATTTGTTTATTCCGCTTGATACTTCAAAATATTACGTCTATTACAATACCCTGAATCGCAAAAATGTTGTGTACTCAGGTGTTCTTGACATTATGGATGCCAATCGGGATGCTTTTAAGCAAAAATATACTGATTTCAAAACCTTTAACGACAAGTTTGAGGTGACTGATGAAATGGTCGATAAAATTATTGCTGCAGGCGATAAAATTGATGCAGATAAAATTACCGATGATGTTGATGGGACTCCGGTTGAGGCAAAACCAGAGAAAAATCAGAAGGAAGTGAAAAAAGAAAGCCCAAAACCCGATCAGAAGAGCATTGATTTTGCTCGTCCTTTACTGAAAAAGCAAATGAAAGGTTTGATTGCCCGCGATCTGTTCTCAATTAGTGAATATTTCCAGATTATGAATGGCGACGATGAAGCGATTAAAAAAGCAGTTGAGGTAATCAACAAAAGGGGAGAGTACGAAAAAATACTTTCGGGGAAATAA
- the pnuC gene encoding nicotinamide riboside transporter PnuC, producing the protein MELIIKWLSGNYIELLGAILGIAYIFFSIRQSILTWPVGLLTSVLYVWVFFVSKLYADMGLQMYYVAISIYGWYEWLRGNQSNHAEPIKVSRLSLKLGFILSIVSVFLFILIWFILKNYTDSPVPMADGLATALSIVATWMLARKILEHWLVWIFVDAFSVGLFWYKDLLPTVILFVVYTVMAYIGYREWKRESPLQTSPEG; encoded by the coding sequence ATGGAACTAATAATCAAATGGCTTTCAGGAAATTACATTGAGCTCCTGGGAGCCATTTTAGGTATCGCCTATATCTTCTTTTCCATTCGGCAGAGCATTCTGACGTGGCCGGTAGGTTTGTTGACATCCGTTCTTTATGTCTGGGTATTTTTTGTGTCGAAGTTGTATGCCGACATGGGATTACAAATGTATTACGTGGCAATCAGCATTTATGGATGGTACGAATGGTTGCGCGGAAATCAATCCAATCATGCCGAACCCATCAAAGTGAGCCGTTTATCCCTGAAATTGGGCTTTATTCTTTCAATAGTCAGTGTATTCCTGTTTATCCTGATTTGGTTTATCCTGAAAAACTACACCGATTCGCCCGTTCCGATGGCTGATGGGTTGGCAACTGCGCTCAGCATTGTGGCTACCTGGATGCTTGCGCGTAAAATCCTTGAACATTGGCTGGTCTGGATTTTTGTCGATGCGTTTTCCGTAGGATTGTTCTGGTACAAGGATCTTTTACCTACAGTTATCCTGTTTGTGGTGTACACCGTTATGGCTTATATTGGTTACCGCGAATGGAAAAGGGAAAGCCCCCTCCAAACCTCCCCCGAGGGGTGA
- a CDS encoding ATP-binding protein has translation MHNAQIKQIRIAVTGPESTGKSTLSQQLAEEFNGRFIPEFAREYIGKLSHHYTFEDVEAIAKAQVEQYRLTKSSSENLFFFDTWLIITKVWFLWSFQKMPEWLDLEIRNCRMDLFLLCRPDLPWEADPVRENGGENRLKLFELYIGELKHYGFNFVEIGGVGEERLSNAIDVVRNFCRLQ, from the coding sequence ATGCATAATGCTCAAATAAAACAAATACGAATTGCCGTAACTGGTCCTGAATCGACTGGGAAATCAACATTAAGCCAACAATTGGCTGAAGAATTTAATGGTCGGTTTATTCCTGAATTTGCACGTGAATACATCGGGAAGTTGTCGCATCATTATACATTCGAAGATGTTGAAGCCATCGCCAAAGCTCAGGTTGAACAATATCGCTTAACTAAAAGCAGTTCCGAAAATCTCTTTTTTTTCGATACCTGGCTTATCATCACCAAAGTATGGTTTCTCTGGTCTTTTCAGAAAATGCCGGAATGGTTGGACCTTGAAATTCGCAACTGCAGGATGGACTTGTTTTTGCTTTGCCGACCCGATTTGCCATGGGAGGCCGATCCGGTTCGCGAAAATGGTGGAGAGAATCGTTTGAAGTTGTTTGAACTTTACATCGGAGAATTGAAACATTATGGTTTTAACTTTGTTGAAATCGGCGGCGTAGGAGAGGAGCGCTTAAGCAATGCAATTGATGTCGTTCGCAATTTTTGTCGGTTGCAATAA